The following is a genomic window from Chryseobacterium sp. StRB126.
AAACAGAATTTTTTTTAACACAATGATAAATGGCTGCCTCAAAAATAAGGCAGCCATTTTATATAAAAAAAACTACCGCAAAGCGGTGGCTAAAAAATCAAATCTAATATGGACTGTAGATTATAAATTGGGATTATTTTCAATCTCTTTCACTGGAATACTGAATAAATAGTAATTGCTGTTCGGTACAAACGGAGTGTTGTTTGGAAGATCAAAAACAGGGAAGTTTACTGTTGCTCTCCAGTATGGATTAACTTCAATGAGGCAACAAGTGACATATGGTGGAAATTTCGGAAGCGATCAGGAAGGTCAGTTCACCAAATTCTATAGTGAAGATGGTAGTTTTGAGGTGGTAAAAAATAATGCCACAGGCCAGGAAAAACATATTCTTTACATTGGCGGGAGACCTTATGAAAGTAATATCATATATTTAAAAGACTTTACGCAGAGCAGCGGTTCTTATAGATTTTTGCATAAAGATTATATCAGAAGTATTCTCGCCATCAGTGATGAAACTGGAAATAAGCTCGAACAAAGGCATTTTGATGCCTGGGGTAATTTCACTCACCTGCAGATTGGAAATGGAGTAATTATGACAGACCGGGCTGCCATTCTGAATGCTGCAAAGAATCTCATCCTTGACAGAGGATATACTTCTCATGAACATTTTATGGAAGTTGGTATTATCCACATGAACGGAAGATTGTATGATCCATTATTGAGACGATTCTTAAATGCAGATGAAAACATCCAGGACCCTACCAATACCCAGAATTATAATAAATATGGGTATGTAATGAATAATCCATTAATGTTTAATGACCCGAGTGGAGAATATTTTGAAGCAGGTCTTTTTCTTACTATCTTAGCATATGCTATACCAGCAGCAGGTATTGGGATTGGTATAAGTGCAGCTATATATATTACACTGGCTACAATCAATAACAATTTTTCTTTAGGAGGTTTTGCCAGATCTATTTTAGTTGGTGCTGCTACTGGAGCTATTTCAGCGGGAATAGGACAAGTTTTCGTTGCCGCTAGCGGCTTTTGGGGACCTGTAGGTGTAGGAGCTCTATCTGGTGCAGCTACTGGAGGTGTTACAGCATTGATTACGGGACAGAATTTTCTTGAGGGAGTTTTAAAGGGAGCTGTGATGGGCGGAGCTTTAGCTGGAATGGGATGGATAATTTCAAAAACAGTAACATATTATAGATCCAAAACTCCCAATGCAATTACATCTACGGAATTACAAGCTGCAGGACATGATTTATCAGATAATAATTTTAATGATTATTATACTAATGATCAGCAAGTACAAAATGATTTTAACAGGACTACAGGAGATTATCAAGCTTCTGTAGATAACATTAATACTGAATATAAGGTTGCAACAAATCAAAATCTACCAAAAGGAAGTAGTTTGTCTTCTTGGAAGCAAATTATAACAAATGATCCAAAAGAAGCTGGATATGTATTAGGATATACAACAAATAGAAATAAAAACTGGTGGGATTTTATGATTAATGGAGAAAAATCAACAGTACTTATCGCACCCAATCTTGGATTAAAAAGTGATGTCATTAAGCAAGCAGTGTTTGGACATGAATACATCCACGCCTATCACCGATACCTTGGTTTGAGAGCAATATATGGACGTAAATATTCAGATTATACAGAATCATCTGCATATCATTTTACAATTAATCTAGTAAAAGCTCATGGCCAAGATTATAGTGGATTTTTTAACCAATTTTATAATTATGGGGGCAGGTTTCCGGGAATTTTTAACTGGACAGATGCCATAAAAAATATTGTTAATTTTAAAAAATAAACTATGAAATATTTTATATGGATATTTTTCTTTCTTTTATTAAACTGTAAACAAGAAAAAAATAAAATAAAAGATGATGAAATTATAAAAATAATTTATGAAAACAATCAAATCGTAAATAATATAACTGATAACTTTTATATTCTTGACAACAGGTTTAAAGAACCTGGTAAGCATAATCTAATGATGACATCTCAAGAAATTAATATTATTAAGAAAAAAATTATTAAGGAAGAAATATTTAAATTAGATGATTCTTTAACATTTGTTGAATTATGCAAAAGAGGTTGTTTGTCTGAAATTACAATAGTATATAAATCTGGTAGAAAGCAACATTTTATTTTTGATAATTATAATTATCAAAGTAACTTTAGCAGTGACTCTTATAGAAGGATTATAAGCTTAGAAGAATTAATTGCACAAATAATGATGAAGAAGAAATTTGATCCAGAACCAATAAACGTACATTTCTAAACAAAAAATAAATTTACTTTACAAAGCCCCCCGCTGCACAAAGTATCCAGGCTTCGAGCAAATAAATAAAGTAATTTATAAACATTCTCCAAAGTTAGGAGATGTCGGAGAGCAGCGTTCTTTAGCGAAAGTGATTTTTGTATCATCTTTTCTCAAGGTATATAAAAATTCCATACAAACAGAATATTTTTATTGACACAATGATAAATGGCTGCCTCAAAAATAAGGCAGCCATTTTATATAAAAAAACCACCGGAAACGACAGGCCAATTAAATCCAGCATCAGTCGCAAGAGCAACTCAAATTAAGCAAATTTTAAAAACACATTTTTAATTAAATAACCTGAGTTCGGTTTAAGCAAAGTTAAAAAATAGTTGACCGTCATTTACCTTTTTCAAGTTGAGTGACGGTTTCTTTGGAAAGAAACAATATGCTGTTAGTCCTCCCAAAATATTTATTATAAAATTGTTCACACTTCGGTGTCTGGTGTGCTCAACCTGACAATGATTCTTCAATTCGTCATTTATGGTTTCAATGATAGCTCTTTTTCTGAGCAAAATTTTGTCTTCCATTGTCATGATATGATTTTTCATATTCTTTCTAAGTTTTGTAAAAAGCTAGATTCCATCTGCAAAAAGCATCTCCCACAAAGCTTTTGAGAGATATCCTTTATCGGCAAACAATTTTCCAAACAGTTGCTGAGCCATCTTCTTGATATGCTTTGGATTTCTATCGTCCACATTTCCTTTCGTCAAATAGAAAGATAAAAGTTCTCCTCTTTCATTGCATATCAAATGTAGTTTGAAACCGTAAAACCAACCCATTGAAGACTTTCCGCGTTCTGCCAAACCTTTGAAAATTTTATGATTATGTATTCTTTGATTTCTACACACTTTCAAAGTTGTACTGTCCATAAAGCTGATTCCTGTGCATTTTCCAGGCATTTCTCTTTTAAGAATAAACCAAAAACAACAAAATATCTTTGTTGAAGCTCGATAAACCTGTTATAGGAAAGTCTGTTGGGAAACAGATCTTTCCAATATCCACAAACGATTTCCTGATAATAATGTTTAAACGTTTTGTGGGCTCCTAAATGAAAGCCTATCATAATTGTGATAATTTCAGAATTAGACATTTTTGAATTTCTGTTTCTTCTTTTCTTGCTGTCTCCCAAGGCCTCCAGCTTTAATTTTTTAATTTGAACATCAAACTCTTTACAGAAATCATCAATTTGTACAAAAATATTTGTAATTTGGTCTTTCAAATTCATAGCAATAAATCGTTTAAATATTTGAATGTCAGAAACTTAAATATACGAATTATTGCTATTTTTTACAAAGTTTATCTCAATTATTATCCCGAACTCAGGTTAAATAACAATGAAAATTAAAATAACAATTCAAAATTGTAGTAATGAAAAAATGACTATAACAAAAGAGCCTGAGGCTTTAGAGTCATTTATTAATTCAAATGATGAAATAGAAGTAGAAACAAACGAGCAAGAAGAAAATATATATTTGAATGTTGGAAAAAATGATGATGGAACTATTTATATTCAAATATGGGATGCTCCAAATACAGAATATACTATTTACCACAAGGGTGAAAATATGTTTAAAGAGTATTTATGAGTTTACAATTAATGATCCTAAAAATTTTATAAAGGCATTTTCCCCCGCGGCTCAAAGTCCGGAGACTTTGAGCCAATAAATAAAAGCAATTCTATAAACGTTCTCCAAAGTTGGGAAACTTCGGGAGCAGGGTTCTTTGACGAAAGTGATGCTTGTATCACCTTTTCTCAAAGCGTATAAAGGGTTCAATACAAACAGAATATTTTTACTGATAGAATGACAAATGACTGCCTTATTTTTAAGGCAGTCATTTTATATAAAAACCACCGCAAAAGCAGTGGCTCAAAAAATCAAATCTAATATGGACTGTGATTATAGATTGGGATTATTTTCAATCTCTTTCAGTGGAATACTGAATAAATAATAAGGACTGTTCGGAACAAACGGAGTCTTGTTCGGAAGATCAAAAACAGTATGTCCTTTCCCATCAACGGTTTTGACAGTTCCGTTTGGGGTTGTTATCTGAACTTTGATTGGTTTTCCTTCCGCATCTGTAAACGGTTTTCTTTCCACAGTTCCCTGCGTTCTGATAATATCGGAAAGTGAGAATCCTTCTCCAAACAATTCTTTTCTTCTTTCAATTAAGATTTCCTTTACCACATCATTCTGTGCCAATGATCCTGTATAAGCATCAGCATTTCTGGCAGCTCTTAACTGATTTAAAATGGTTACCGCCTGAGCTGGGTTTCCGTTTCTTGCTTCAGATTCTGCTTCAATCAGGTACATTTCAGCTGCTCTCATATACACAATATCTGCGATAAGTGTTGGCTTAAACTTGAACTTAGCATATCTCAGCAATCCTTCTCTTCCCGGAAGGCCATCCCATGAGAATAATTGAGATCTGATATCATTGGAATCAAACAGTTTTTTAAAATAAGGATCTGCCATAAAGCTGTAATAATAACTTCCCGATGAAGATACATCCAGATAATGGAAAGCATAACTTGCATCTGACATCTCCTGGGTTTGTGCATGTCCCCAAATCCACTCTCCATTATTAATGTCATTGAATCCTTCTTTATACTTTTCCGGAGTCATCAATGCAAAATTTTCTCTTGCTGTTTTTGCCGCTGCTGCAGCCTTACTCCATTCTCCGGTATTCAGATATACTCTTGCAAGGATACCGTTCACTACATTGCGGTTAATCTTATCCTTGTTATTTCTTGTATAATTCTTCAATAGGTTATCCGCATCTGTAAGGTCACTTTTAATTAAAGTATAAACATCCTCCAGGCTGGATTTTTTCTTTGCAACACTACTTGTTGTGGAAGGTTCCGTATAAATGGGAGCCACCAATGCCGACTTGTCTTTAAGGTAACTGAATTGATAAAAGCTGGCAATATTCAGATAACAGAAAGCACGTAATGCTTTTGCCTGACCTTTTACCTGGTCTTTTTTTGCCTGCGTTCCCTCTGTAGCATCAATTTTAGCAA
Proteins encoded in this region:
- a CDS encoding RHS repeat domain-containing protein, whose amino-acid sequence is MLFGTNGVLFGRSKTGKFTVALQYGLTSMRQQVTYGGNFGSDQEGQFTKFYSEDGSFEVVKNNATGQEKHILYIGGRPYESNIIYLKDFTQSSGSYRFLHKDYIRSILAISDETGNKLEQRHFDAWGNFTHLQIGNGVIMTDRAAILNAAKNLILDRGYTSHEHFMEVGIIHMNGRLYDPLLRRFLNADENIQDPTNTQNYNKYGYVMNNPLMFNDPSGEYFEAGLFLTILAYAIPAAGIGIGISAAIYITLATINNNFSLGGFARSILVGAATGAISAGIGQVFVAASGFWGPVGVGALSGAATGGVTALITGQNFLEGVLKGAVMGGALAGMGWIISKTVTYYRSKTPNAITSTELQAAGHDLSDNNFNDYYTNDQQVQNDFNRTTGDYQASVDNINTEYKVATNQNLPKGSSLSSWKQIITNDPKEAGYVLGYTTNRNKNWWDFMINGEKSTVLIAPNLGLKSDVIKQAVFGHEYIHAYHRYLGLRAIYGRKYSDYTESSAYHFTINLVKAHGQDYSGFFNQFYNYGGRFPGIFNWTDAIKNIVNFKK
- a CDS encoding RagB/SusD family nutrient uptake outer membrane protein → MKNLKYLSFALLGLWSLSSCESEMDTAPTDQANSVEVFKTAESAETVINGTWAKFNNDGTTFANIGYSTVLRASDAMGSDVAVLTNKYGFSSTYDFTEMVNNTVGRPLFIWTMLYSTINNMNNVIAKIDATEGTQAKKDQVKGQAKALRAFCYLNIASFYQFSYLKDKSALVAPIYTEPSTTSSVAKKKSSLEDVYTLIKSDLTDADNLLKNYTRNNKDKINRNVVNGILARVYLNTGEWSKAAAAAKTARENFALMTPEKYKEGFNDINNGEWIWGHAQTQEMSDASYAFHYLDVSSSGSYYYSFMADPYFKKLFDSNDIRSQLFSWDGLPGREGLLRYAKFKFKPTLIADIVYMRAAEMYLIEAESEARNGNPAQAVTILNQLRAARNADAYTGSLAQNDVVKEILIERRKELFGEGFSLSDIIRTQGTVERKPFTDAEGKPIKVQITTPNGTVKTVDGKGHTVFDLPNKTPFVPNSPYYLFSIPLKEIENNPNL